The genomic DNA CCCATCGTTTTCTGTTTCTTCTGCTCCTGAATCTATCAATTCTAATATAAAATCATCTTGATTCTTAATATCCGATGAAGGAATAGACAAAACTCCTTTATGATTAAATAGAAAAGATATAGAGCCACTCTTTTCTAGACTTCCTCCATATTTAGAAAATATAGCACGTACATTAGCAACCGTTCTAGTTATTTTATCAGTCATGCAGACAACCATAATAGCTACCCCGTTGGAGCCATATCCTTCATAGGTAACTTCACTATATTCATTTGCATGATTACCATCTCCTTTGCTAATAGCACGAAGAATAGCTTCTTTTGGCATATTAGCCCCTTTCGCATTTTGAATCGCTAAACGTAATCTTGGGTTAAATTCT from Cardinium endosymbiont of Culicoides punctatus includes the following:
- a CDS encoding YebC/PmpR family DNA-binding transcriptional regulator, with the protein product MAGHSKWSNIKRKKGVNDAKKSKIFTKLVKEISVASRTGGAEPEFNPRLRLAIQNAKGANMPKEAILRAISKGDGNHANEYSEVTYEGYGSNGVAIMVVCMTDKITRTVANVRAIFSKYGGSLEKSGSISFLFNHKGVLSIPSSDIKNQDDFILELIDSGAEETENDGEDMHITCAVEDFGKLQKQLEKFNITPSYAGLQYMPHTFVVLSDEALQQLMKLIDALEDDDDVQKVYHNIAIQPEQEKLFLMH